DNA from Bacillus sp. Marseille-P3661:
TCGTCACCATTTTTCAACCATACTCTAGTATCTTCAGGTTCTCCCATAATTACTCCCTCCGGTGTTCCGGTTAAGATTATGTCACCTGGTAATAAAGTCATATGCTCTGAAATAAAGCTAATTATCTCTGAGCAATTAAAAATCATATCGGACGTATTGGAATTCTGTTTTTGTTCCCCATTTAAGTACAACTGAATTTTTAAATTATCAGGATCCTCAATGTTATCCTTACTAACTAAGTAGGGTCCAACCGGACAGAAACCATCAGGAGTTTTTCCAAGTAGCCACTGCGAGCTTTTAAATTGAAAATCTCTCACAGATAAGTCGTTACCATTACTATATCCATATACATACGATAATGCATCTTCCTTCGAAACGTTTCTAGCCTGTTTTCCGATAACAATGACTAACTCAGCTTCAAAATCAAATTGTGTTCCATTTGAAGGAAGTTCTACCTCTGCAAGATGTCCACTCAATGCATTAGAAAACTTACTGAAAATAACAGGTGTTTTCGGATATTCCATATTACACTCATCTGCATGGCGTTTATAATTTAAACCAACACAAATAATCTTTTGAGGTGTAGGTACTGCAGGACCAAACGTTAAAGTGCTTTCATCATAAAATAGAGCGCTATCATCTTTTGCTTTATTCAATAGATCGTTTAAAACATTGATCCCTTCCTCATTAAGTGTAAATAGATCTGATACCGAATTAACCGTTTCAATAGCAAACTTTTTAGCTGCCTTTTCCACATCTAAAATCCCTAGCTCCGTTTTGATTCCAAGCGCTAGTGAATTGTCTTTATAAAAAGTAACTGTTATCACATAATCTCCTCCTCTAGTATTGTAAATAATTATAGATTTACTAATCCATCAACTGTCCGCCGTTAACTTCAATAATTTCACCAGTTATATATTTAGCATAATCAGAAGCTAAAAATAGTGCTGCACCTATTGTTTCCTCTGGCGTTCCTTCACGTCCTAGCGGTATGCTTGTTAGTTGTTTTTCTCGAATTGGAGTTGGAGAAAAACGATCATGGAACGGAGTTGAAATCACACCTGGTGAAATAGCATTTACTAAAATATTGTACTCTACTAAGTCTTTAGCAAGACCACGGGTTAAGGTGCTTACGCCACCTTTAGATGCTGCATATGTAATTGAGCCGTAGCCGCCGCCATTGCGTGCAGCAATTGATGTTACATTAATAATTTTACCTTTTCCTTGTTCCTTCATCATTGGAAAAACTGCCTTTGTTACTAGGAATACCGATTTTAAGTTAACGTCCATTATTCGATCCCATAGTTCTTCATCAATATCCTCTAATCTAGCTCTTTTGACCATTGAACCAGCATTATTCATTAACACATCAATGCGACCAAAGTTTTCTTTAATATGTGCAACCATTGCTTCAACATCACTCTTAATCGAAACATCACCTTGAACAAGCATTGATTTTCTACCTAGCTGTTCTATTTCTTTAACTACTTCTTCGGCTTCTTTAACACTACTATTGCAATGGACGATTACATCTGCTCCATGTTTTGCAAATTCAAGTGCAGCTGCTCTACCTATCCCAGTGCTACTTCCTGTAATCCAAACGACTTGACCCTCAAAATTATACATAACCTTCACTCCTTTTGAAATTCATTTTTTAAAAAACCCCTGAAAAAACTTTTTCAGGGGTTTTAGCTTTCGACCTTAGCCTTTTACAAAAACAGTTTTAATAGCTGTAAAGAATTCAATCGCAGCTGTACCTTGCTCACGAGAGTGAGAGCTTGAATTTTTCATACCGCCGAATGGAGCTTGTAATTCAACACCAGCACTTTCAGCATTAATACGAACAAGACCTGCATCCATTTCATTAATAAATGAAAGCATTTTGCTAATATTTGTTGTGAAAATTGATGCGCTTAATCCAAATTCTGAATCATTTGCAACTTCTAAAGCTTCTTCTAGTGTCTCAACTTTCATTAATGCAAGAACTGGACCAAAGATTTCTTCACGAGCGATTGTCATATCGCGAGTTACATTATCAAATACAGTTGGTTGAACATAGAAA
Protein-coding regions in this window:
- a CDS encoding fumarylacetoacetate hydrolase family protein: MITVTFYKDNSLALGIKTELGILDVEKAAKKFAIETVNSVSDLFTLNEEGINVLNDLLNKAKDDSALFYDESTLTFGPAVPTPQKIICVGLNYKRHADECNMEYPKTPVIFSKFSNALSGHLAEVELPSNGTQFDFEAELVIVIGKQARNVSKEDALSYVYGYSNGNDLSVRDFQFKSSQWLLGKTPDGFCPVGPYLVSKDNIEDPDNLKIQLYLNGEQKQNSNTSDMIFNCSEIISFISEHMTLLPGDIILTGTPEGVIMGEPEDTRVWLKNGDEVSVKIENLGTLTTKIVANN
- a CDS encoding SDR family NAD(P)-dependent oxidoreductase, with protein sequence MYNFEGQVVWITGSSTGIGRAAALEFAKHGADVIVHCNSSVKEAEEVVKEIEQLGRKSMLVQGDVSIKSDVEAMVAHIKENFGRIDVLMNNAGSMVKRARLEDIDEELWDRIMDVNLKSVFLVTKAVFPMMKEQGKGKIINVTSIAARNGGGYGSITYAASKGGVSTLTRGLAKDLVEYNILVNAISPGVISTPFHDRFSPTPIREKQLTSIPLGREGTPEETIGAALFLASDYAKYITGEIIEVNGGQLMD